The Bactrocera dorsalis isolate Fly_Bdor chromosome 2, ASM2337382v1, whole genome shotgun sequence region GTCGTTTGTGTATTGTTTTTCGTATTATGATTGCTGGGACCGTTGCTAACGCCGAAATTACTGCTGCCACCGGTTGTACCGCCACCAACACCATCGCCGCCGTGCTCATTGATTGCGCTCAGGTCCTCATTGCTTGACGTATACAAAATGGATTGAGCAAATTGATTCGAATAGCAGTTCTGCTTGAAAGCGCTACTGCCGATTTGAAAGTGACTCTGCGGCTGGTGATGGTAGTGATGATTTGCGCCAACCACCGGTTTTGTGCTACCGCCAGACGCCTGCACGTAGAGTGCCTCGTAATCGTAATGGTGTGGATTCCTATAGATTACCGGCCAGGAGCGTGTAGTCTTCGAGTTGTGACTGTAAGTTGTGgtggcggcggcagcagcagcggcagcgacaGCTGTGGGCGGTGGTGCCGTTGGTGCAGCCGGTACGCTAGATTGCTGACCGTAAATGTTCGGTGCGTTCGCAACGCCAACTGCAGAGATGATGCTGGCGGCCGATGTGGCAGGCGACAAATCGCCAACGTACTGTGTTGCTGCTGTGGCTAAACCAACACTAGCTGTTGGTGAAACAGACGCGGCGATCGCGGTACTATTGGAGCGCTGCGTTGAGCTGGCGGTGTTTGTATTCGAGGAAGGTGTGTGTGCTGTCGGACTATGACCGTGCGTGATATCGTCGTGAGTCTCCACCAGCGGGGTCAATTCAGTAGGTTGACTTTCCTCACTAGTTTGTGCAAGCAATTTCTCAGCTGTGCTTCTGGTTGGACTCGTCTGTTGTTGCTGATGTGGCTGCTGGGTCGCCTTCTGGCGTTGGAGTAGATTTTTCGTTGGTGCGGCAATTGTTGTCGGTCTAGTTGGCGTTGTTGTGCTGGCGGTCAGTTTCAATGGTGCTGGCAGCTGGCGAACCGACTCTTTGCCGGTGCCGTTGCCAATGCCCGGACCAGCACTGCTGTTGTTGATGGTCGCTTGTGGACTTATGCGCACTTTGCCATTCACATTTGTTGCTATCACAATGGTTGCTGTCGGTACCGCGGTCAATTCATTGAAGTCCTCCTCCTCCACCAGTGTGGCTCCTGATGAATA contains the following coding sequences:
- the LOC125776178 gene encoding G-box-binding factor-like, whose amino-acid sequence is MSGPTEINLTTNQTTTEWLSSGFTEPLILLQLARFKARTRVGLGVGGGGGGSHYKVTTRCVPEVSVTSPTDGHYHELQPYSTASTTSLSSASTTNTPQSATVAITTATTTTTHTHANHQTSEQQPSKSATQPPHQPHQPHQQHHHHQQQQHKQKENHKQQAQQQKAHKKSRAKSSSHGNSNSNSNSHCYSNYNYNSNNNNNNNNSKNSINHSNSHSQNSSNSKTFLQRSKHTNNIYSSGATLVEEEDFNELTAVPTATIVIATNVNGKVRISPQATINNSSAGPGIGNGTGKESVRQLPAPLKLTASTTTPTRPTTIAAPTKNLLQRQKATQQPHQQQQTSPTRSTAEKLLAQTSEESQPTELTPLVETHDDITHGHSPTAHTPSSNTNTASSTQRSNSTAIAASVSPTASVGLATAATQYVGDLSPATSAASIISAVGVANAPNIYGQQSSVPAAPTAPPPTAVAAAAAAAATTTYSHNSKTTRSWPVIYRNPHHYDYEALYVQASGGSTKPVVGANHHYHHQPQSHFQIGSSAFKQNCYSNQFAQSILYTSSNEDLSAINEHGGDGVGGGTTGGSSNFGVSNGPSNHNTKNNTQTTCYYFAPSRHNSIYEHPSAVVHNSSFQFDPTAATTAAAAAALR